From Eptesicus fuscus isolate TK198812 chromosome 14, DD_ASM_mEF_20220401, whole genome shotgun sequence, one genomic window encodes:
- the STEAP1 gene encoding metalloreductase STEAP1 has product MEIQQNITNQELWKMKPRRSLEEDDYLSKNSGETSMLKRSVLLHLDQTTHFDEFDCPQKLQHKQELFPEWRLPIKIAAVVSSLAFLYTLLREVIHPLVTSHQQCFYKIPILVINKVLPMVSITLLALVYLPGVIAAAVQLHNGTKYKKFPHWLDRWMLTRKQFGLLSFFFAILHAIYSLSYPMRRSYRYKLLNWAYQQVQQKKEDAWIEHDVWRMEIYVSLGIVALAILALLAVTSIPSVSDSLTWREFHYIQSKLGIVALLLGTIHALIFAWNKWVDIKQFVWYTPPSFMIAVFLPIVVLVCKAILFLPCLRKKILKIRHGWEDVTKLNKIEMSSQL; this is encoded by the exons aGTAAGAACTCAGGAGAGACCAGCATGCTGAAAAGATCTGTGCTTTTGCACTTGGACCAAACAACCCATTTTGATGAATTTGACTGTCCTCAAAAGCTTCAGCACAAACAGGAGCTCTTCCCAGAATGGCGCTTGCCAATTAAAATTGCTGCTGTCGTATCATCTCTGGCTTTTCTCTACACTCTTCTGAGGGAAGTAATTCACCCTCTCGTAACTTCCCATCAgcagtgtttttataaaattccAATCCTGGTCATCAACAAAGTCTTGCCAATGGTTTCCATCACCCTCTTGGCCCTGGTGTATTTGCCAGGTGTGATAGCAGCAGCTGTACAGCTTCATAATGGAACCAAGTATAAGAAATTTCCACATTGGTTGGATAGGTGGATGTTAACAAGAAAGCAATTTGGGCTGCTCAGTTTCTTTTTTGCTATCCTGCATGCAATTTATAGTTTATCCTATCCAATGAGGCGATCCTACAGGTACAAGTTGCTGAACTGGGCGTATCAACAG GTCcaacaaaagaaagaagatgCCTGGATTGAGCATGATGTTTGGAGAATGGAAATTTATGTGTCTCTGGGAATCGTGGCACTTGCAATCCTGGCTCTGTTGGCTGTGACATCTATTCCATCTGTGAGTGACTCTTTGACATGGAGAGAATTTCACTATATCCAG agCAAGCTAGGAATTGTTGCCCTTCTACTGGGCACAATACATGCATTGATTTTTGCCTGGAATAAATGGGTCGATATAAAACAATTTGTGTGGTATACACCTCCAAGTTTTATGATAGCTGTTTTCCTTCCAATTGTTGTCCTGGTATGTAAAGCTATACTATTCCTGCCATGCTTGAGAAAGAAGATACTGAAGATTAGACATGGTTGGGAAGATGTCACCAAACTTAACAAGATTGAGATGTCTTCCCAGTTGTAG